From the genome of Cytobacillus luteolus, one region includes:
- a CDS encoding ABC transporter permease: MEGILPRLPLADWIDVLVDWMTATFGGLFDGISTGLKFFVEGIVTSLAIVPSILLIVLVSLLAWKVCNWRIGVFALLGLFLIDNLGYWEEMLETLSLVLTAVLISIMIGIPVGIWASQSERVRQVVTPILDFMQTMPAFVYLLPAIFFFSIGVVPGVIASVIFAMPPTIRLTVLGIKQVPADLIEASEAFGSTTKQRLLKVQLPLAMPTIMAGINQSIMLALSMVVIASMVGAPGLGTEVYRAVTQIKTGVGFEAGLAIVVIAILLDRITQNIGKKKQGGTV; the protein is encoded by the coding sequence ATGGAAGGAATTTTACCAAGACTTCCCTTAGCAGATTGGATCGATGTGTTAGTTGATTGGATGACTGCAACCTTTGGTGGATTATTTGATGGTATATCTACTGGTCTTAAATTCTTTGTTGAAGGAATCGTCACAAGTTTGGCCATTGTACCTTCTATTCTATTAATTGTTCTTGTAAGCTTACTAGCTTGGAAGGTTTGTAATTGGAGAATTGGTGTATTTGCATTACTCGGTTTATTTCTAATTGATAATTTAGGGTATTGGGAAGAAATGCTAGAAACACTGTCGCTTGTTTTGACTGCAGTTTTGATCTCAATCATGATTGGGATTCCAGTTGGCATATGGGCATCACAAAGTGAACGAGTAAGACAGGTGGTTACACCTATTCTTGATTTCATGCAAACTATGCCAGCTTTCGTATACTTACTGCCAGCAATCTTCTTTTTTAGTATTGGAGTGGTACCAGGGGTTATTGCATCTGTTATTTTTGCAATGCCACCAACGATCCGTTTAACTGTACTAGGAATTAAACAGGTACCAGCAGATTTAATTGAGGCATCAGAAGCATTTGGCTCTACAACAAAACAAAGACTTTTAAAGGTGCAGCTACCACTAGCTATGCCAACGATTATGGCAGGAATTAATCAAAGTATCATGCTAGCTTTATCAATGGTAGTAATTGCATCCATGGTTGGGGCTCCTGGACTCGGTACAGAGGTTTATCGTGCCGTGACACAGATTAAAACAGGTGTTGGGTTTGAAGCTGGTCTAGCAATAGTGGTAATTGCTATTTTACTAGACCGCATCACACAAAATATAGGTAAGAAAAAACAAGGGGGAACAGTGTAA
- a CDS encoding AAA family ATPase yields MIIWVNGAFGSGKTQTSYELHRRIPNSCVYDPENVGFYINKNVPKEIQKADFQDYPIWREINYTMLKNINSEYKGIIIVPMTIVNPVYFDEIIVKLRNDGVTVNHFVLWASKETLKKRLRSRGECKNSWAYNQIDRCMQGLNEEIFQRLIDTNHMTIDSVVETIASEVGITLLPDNRNIFKKKFDRITTQLKQI; encoded by the coding sequence TTGATTATTTGGGTTAACGGGGCGTTTGGGTCAGGGAAAACACAAACTTCCTATGAATTACATAGAAGAATCCCTAATTCATGTGTATATGATCCTGAAAACGTAGGATTTTATATAAATAAGAATGTTCCTAAAGAAATTCAAAAGGCAGATTTTCAAGATTATCCAATTTGGCGAGAAATAAATTACACAATGTTAAAAAACATAAATTCTGAATACAAAGGAATAATCATTGTGCCTATGACAATTGTAAATCCTGTGTATTTCGACGAGATTATTGTTAAATTAAGAAATGACGGTGTTACGGTTAACCACTTTGTCTTGTGGGCATCTAAGGAAACCTTAAAAAAGAGATTACGAAGCAGGGGAGAATGTAAAAATTCATGGGCATACAACCAAATTGATAGATGTATGCAAGGCTTAAATGAAGAAATCTTTCAGCGACTAATTGACACTAATCATATGACGATTGATAGTGTTGTAGAAACAATAGCATCAGAGGTAGGTATCACTTTACTTCCTGATAACCGAAACATATTCAAAAAGAAATTCGATCGTATAACAACTCAATTAAAACAAATTTAA
- the proV gene encoding glycine betaine/L-proline ABC transporter ATP-binding protein ProV — protein sequence MNENYIKIKVSDVTKIFGKSSKKALQLLKEGKSKEQILKETGSTVGVNRASFEVNAGEIFVIMGLSGSGKSTLVRLLNRLIEPTIGQVQIDGKDVVKMNKEELREVRRKKISMVFQKFALFPHKTVLENTEYGLEIQGVEKDMRSKKAIESLELVGLKGYENQYPSQLSGGMQQRVGLARALANDPDILLMDEAFSALDPLIRKDMQDELLELQSTMEKTIVFITHDLDEALRIGDRIALMKDGNIVQIGTPEEILMNPSNEYVERFVEDVDLSKVLTAHHVMKRAETVQVDKGPRVALKLMKDLGISSIYVVDKQQILLGAITAKDASKAAEENQSISAFLDKDINVVGTDTLLIDLFDKVSSANIPVAVTDENNRLKGILIKGAVIGALTGNEQYINEVAVPEAATAKEVM from the coding sequence ATGAATGAAAATTATATAAAGATTAAAGTCAGTGATGTGACCAAAATTTTTGGTAAGTCATCCAAGAAGGCTTTACAGTTACTTAAGGAAGGTAAATCCAAAGAGCAGATTTTAAAGGAAACCGGTTCAACAGTGGGTGTAAATCGAGCATCCTTTGAAGTAAATGCTGGAGAAATATTCGTTATCATGGGTTTATCAGGTAGTGGAAAGTCTACCTTAGTTCGATTACTTAACCGACTTATTGAACCTACAATAGGTCAAGTCCAAATTGATGGTAAAGACGTAGTAAAGATGAACAAAGAAGAGTTAAGGGAAGTAAGAAGAAAGAAAATTAGCATGGTCTTTCAAAAGTTTGCCTTGTTTCCACATAAAACAGTGCTTGAGAATACGGAGTACGGTTTGGAAATCCAAGGTGTTGAAAAAGATATGAGAAGTAAAAAAGCTATAGAATCACTCGAATTAGTAGGGCTAAAAGGATATGAAAATCAATACCCTAGTCAATTAAGTGGTGGAATGCAGCAACGTGTTGGACTAGCGAGAGCACTGGCAAATGATCCTGATATTCTTTTAATGGATGAAGCATTTAGCGCATTAGATCCATTGATTAGAAAAGATATGCAGGATGAGTTGCTAGAGTTACAATCCACGATGGAAAAAACAATCGTATTTATCACACACGATTTAGATGAAGCTCTTCGCATTGGTGACAGGATTGCTCTAATGAAAGATGGTAACATCGTGCAAATAGGAACACCTGAAGAAATATTAATGAATCCTTCAAATGAATATGTTGAGAGATTCGTAGAAGACGTTGATCTTTCAAAGGTACTTACTGCACATCATGTTATGAAGCGAGCGGAAACAGTGCAAGTGGATAAAGGTCCGCGTGTCGCACTTAAATTAATGAAGGATTTAGGTATCTCTTCAATCTATGTTGTGGATAAGCAGCAAATTCTACTAGGTGCAATTACCGCAAAAGATGCTTCAAAGGCTGCAGAAGAAAATCAGTCAATAAGTGCCTTCTTAGACAAGGATATAAATGTGGTTGGAACAGATACTTTATTAATTGACTTATTTGATAAAGTTTCATCAGCTAATATTCCAGTTGCAGTGACAGATGAGAACAACCGATTAAAAGGTATCCTAATTAAAGGTGCAGTAATTGGTGCACTAACAGGTAACGAGCAATATATAAATGAGGTTGCCGTGCCTGAAGCAGCAACAGCTAAGGAGGTGATGTAA
- a CDS encoding glycine betaine ABC transporter substrate-binding protein, with product MLKKLVGVTSALALTFGLAACGGEQTGGSAGTVGEQVDYKIVGIDPGAGLMNLTINNVLPEYGLDEWDVVEGSGAAMAAALKKAYDKEEPIIVTGWSPHWKFASYDLKYLEDPKGIYGGAEDVNTIVRQGLNEDHPDAYKLLDQFNWEPEHIETVMNLIQAGSEPADAATQWVSENGDLVSAWTKGVSEVDGAELTILYVAWDDVIASSHVVENVLESVGYEVKLVQVDAGPMWAGVADGSGDAMVGAWLPTTHADYYAEYDGKFEDLGPNLTGTKLGLVVPAYMDIDSIEDLKGE from the coding sequence ATGTTAAAAAAATTAGTAGGCGTCACATCAGCATTAGCACTAACATTTGGTTTAGCAGCCTGTGGAGGAGAGCAAACAGGAGGTTCAGCTGGAACTGTCGGTGAACAGGTTGATTACAAAATTGTAGGAATTGACCCAGGTGCAGGATTAATGAATTTAACGATCAATAATGTTTTACCTGAATATGGTCTTGATGAGTGGGATGTAGTAGAAGGTTCAGGTGCTGCAATGGCAGCGGCTTTGAAAAAAGCATATGACAAAGAAGAACCAATCATTGTAACAGGTTGGAGTCCACACTGGAAGTTTGCAAGCTATGACTTGAAATATTTAGAAGATCCAAAAGGTATCTACGGTGGAGCTGAAGATGTTAACACGATTGTTCGTCAAGGTTTAAATGAGGATCATCCTGATGCTTATAAACTTCTTGATCAATTCAACTGGGAGCCTGAACATATTGAGACAGTTATGAATTTAATTCAAGCAGGTAGTGAACCAGCTGATGCAGCAACACAGTGGGTAAGTGAAAATGGAGATTTAGTTAGTGCTTGGACTAAAGGTGTTAGTGAGGTTGACGGTGCAGAACTTACTATTCTTTATGTAGCATGGGATGATGTTATCGCAAGTTCACATGTTGTAGAAAATGTTCTTGAAAGTGTTGGATACGAAGTAAAATTAGTTCAAGTTGATGCAGGTCCAATGTGGGCTGGTGTTGCAGATGGTAGCGGTGATGCAATGGTAGGTGCATGGTTACCAACAACTCACGCTGACTACTACGCTGAGTACGATGGGAAGTTCGAAGACCTAGGGCCTAACCTTACTGGAACTAAGTTAGGATTAGTTGTACCAGCATACATGGATATTGACTCAATTGAAGATTTAAAAGGGGAATAA
- a CDS encoding cell wall hydrolase yields the protein MNIIIHFIIVFTMGFALNGPVSLNGNETRLDNITKKSLKELHEQDKSGKEMPTYQFLTEELSNQHLNMEESKKQDVIVTVEEKELLARLVTAEAKGEPYAGKVAVAEVVLNRVEDERFPDSVKEVIYEKNAFQPVQNNSIQQPADSTSVKAVEDALIEKEHETEALFFYNPETASDNWIRDRKIIQQIGNHVFAL from the coding sequence ATGAACATAATTATTCATTTCATCATTGTATTTACAATGGGATTCGCCCTTAACGGTCCAGTCAGTCTTAACGGAAATGAAACAAGACTAGACAATATAACTAAAAAGTCATTAAAGGAATTACATGAACAAGATAAATCGGGAAAAGAAATGCCCACATACCAGTTCTTAACAGAAGAATTATCAAATCAGCATCTTAATATGGAAGAATCAAAAAAACAAGATGTTATAGTTACAGTTGAAGAAAAGGAATTACTTGCACGTCTCGTAACAGCTGAAGCTAAAGGAGAGCCGTATGCAGGAAAAGTAGCAGTAGCAGAAGTGGTATTAAATAGAGTTGAAGACGAGCGGTTTCCGGATTCCGTTAAGGAAGTAATATACGAAAAAAATGCGTTTCAACCTGTACAAAATAATTCAATTCAACAACCTGCTGATTCAACTTCAGTAAAGGCAGTTGAAGATGCTTTGATTGAAAAAGAGCATGAGACAGAGGCATTGTTTTTTTATAATCCTGAAACAGCCTCAGATAATTGGATAAGAGATAGAAAAATAATCCAACAAATTGGAAACCACGTCTTTGCATTATAA
- a CDS encoding GbsR/MarR family transcriptional regulator yields MKDTEALMRTRNMVIDALAQNMNLYGITPSAGRLYGLLFFSDKPLTLDDMKEELGMSKTSMSTSVRSLLELNMVEKVWVKGERKDLYTIKEDWYQCFFDFFTIKWRTAITTNTSAMEKSITKLQELANDPKTSEDIREQAIIDIKKLEDRLEYYEWQNRLIDSFETKDILNFIPIDNKKD; encoded by the coding sequence TTGAAAGACACTGAAGCTTTAATGAGAACCAGAAATATGGTTATAGATGCACTTGCCCAAAATATGAACCTATATGGAATTACCCCCTCAGCTGGACGGCTATACGGTCTCCTTTTTTTCTCAGATAAACCACTTACACTGGATGATATGAAAGAAGAGCTAGGTATGAGTAAGACGAGTATGAGTACTTCGGTTAGAAGCTTACTTGAATTAAATATGGTGGAAAAGGTTTGGGTAAAGGGTGAAAGGAAGGATTTATATACGATTAAAGAAGACTGGTATCAGTGCTTTTTTGACTTTTTCACCATCAAATGGCGAACAGCTATAACGACCAATACCAGTGCGATGGAAAAATCCATTACAAAATTACAAGAACTAGCTAATGACCCGAAAACTTCCGAAGACATCCGTGAGCAAGCAATTATAGATATTAAAAAACTAGAAGATAGACTCGAGTATTACGAATGGCAAAATAGGCTGATCGACAGTTTTGAGACAAAAGACATTCTAAATTTCATTCCAATTGACAACAAGAAGGATTAG